A region of Rhodospirillales bacterium DNA encodes the following proteins:
- a CDS encoding amidohydrolase, which translates to MKYDVISADGHVDLIWLPPDLFTANAPAAFKDRMPHVVDAPDGKRWVSANGAQFGLMNGMGSAGRPYEPGVIHRSDRMAATGLYDDGKKGIRRLTEPELRLKDQDRDGVQAEVLYGILGSSMRLNDSEAAVVMLQIYNDWLHDFCRSHPDRLIGLANIPGHDMDAAVAEVKRAAARGVRGLDVANRPDLTPLWDPFWEPLWKVAHETGLPVHFHTIGGRSPDVAKREKFVQRRAAATHITGFQMHMSTMLMAFIFSGALERWPNLKVVIGEAGLGWIPYVLDHMDLEWEDQFKDLDLKMKPSDYWRRQCYATYQTDRIGIRLLDELGEDNVMWGSDFPHPDGIWPDSQEFLARELGHLPAATRRKVVRDNAAKLYQLDAA; encoded by the coding sequence GTGAAGTACGACGTCATCTCGGCCGACGGCCATGTCGATCTGATCTGGCTGCCGCCGGATTTGTTCACCGCCAACGCACCGGCGGCGTTCAAGGACCGCATGCCGCACGTCGTCGACGCGCCCGACGGCAAGCGCTGGGTCAGCGCCAACGGCGCGCAGTTCGGCCTGATGAACGGCATGGGGTCGGCCGGCCGCCCCTACGAGCCGGGCGTCATCCACCGCTCCGACCGCATGGCGGCGACCGGGCTCTACGACGACGGCAAGAAGGGCATCCGCCGCCTGACCGAGCCGGAGCTGCGGCTGAAGGACCAGGACCGCGACGGCGTGCAGGCGGAGGTGCTCTACGGCATCCTCGGCTCGAGCATGCGGCTGAACGACTCCGAGGCCGCCGTCGTGATGCTCCAGATCTACAACGACTGGCTCCACGATTTCTGCAGATCCCATCCCGACCGGCTGATCGGCCTGGCCAACATCCCCGGCCACGACATGGACGCCGCCGTCGCCGAAGTGAAGCGCGCGGCGGCCCGCGGCGTGCGCGGCCTCGACGTCGCCAACCGGCCCGACCTCACGCCGCTGTGGGATCCCTTCTGGGAGCCGCTGTGGAAGGTCGCGCACGAGACCGGGCTGCCGGTGCATTTCCACACCATCGGCGGCCGCTCGCCCGACGTCGCCAAGCGCGAGAAGTTCGTGCAGCGCCGCGCCGCCGCGACGCACATCACCGGCTTCCAGATGCACATGTCGACGATGCTGATGGCGTTCATCTTCAGCGGCGCGCTGGAGCGCTGGCCGAATCTGAAGGTGGTGATCGGCGAGGCCGGGCTGGGTTGGATCCCCTACGTGCTCGACCACATGGACCTCGAATGGGAGGACCAGTTCAAGGACCTCGACCTCAAGATGAAGCCCAGCGACTACTGGCGGCGGCAGTGCTACGCGACGTACCAGACCGACCGCATCGGCATCCGGCTGCTCGACGAGCTGGGCGAGGACAACGTGATGTGGGGCTCGGATTTCCCGCATCCCGACGGCATCTGGCCGGATTCGCAGGAGTTCCTGGCGCGCGAGCTCGGCCATCTGCCGGCGGCGACGCGGCGCAAGGTCGTGCGCGACAACGCCGCCAAGCTCTACCAGCTCGACGCGGCGTGA
- a CDS encoding alpha/beta hydrolase: MATIMLIHGAYQGGWIWTRVAARLRADGNHALAPTLDGCAERAHQLRAGITTESQADELASLMFHEDLRDVVLVGTSTGGMVMCALAERARDRIARLVFADALALLDGEKLPDIVKRPTAVDTALATGPTRHDLETRLFAELDPATRAWAVERATQHPIATMYAPVSLPSFWSLPWRATVVRCAGSPNPPEAHQRRAATKLGARWAELETGHYPMLSEPDALAKLIVEA; the protein is encoded by the coding sequence ATGGCGACCATCATGCTCATCCACGGCGCCTACCAGGGTGGCTGGATCTGGACCCGCGTGGCGGCGCGTCTGCGCGCCGACGGCAACCACGCGCTGGCGCCGACGCTCGACGGCTGCGCCGAGCGCGCCCACCAGCTGCGCGCCGGCATCACGACGGAGTCGCAGGCCGACGAGCTGGCCTCGCTGATGTTCCACGAGGATCTCCGCGACGTCGTGCTGGTCGGCACCAGCACCGGCGGCATGGTGATGTGCGCGCTGGCCGAGCGGGCGCGCGATCGGATCGCGCGGCTGGTCTTCGCCGACGCGCTGGCGCTGCTCGACGGCGAGAAGCTGCCGGACATCGTCAAGCGACCGACCGCCGTCGACACGGCGCTCGCCACCGGCCCGACGCGCCACGACCTCGAGACGCGGCTGTTCGCCGAGCTCGATCCCGCCACGCGCGCCTGGGCGGTCGAGCGCGCGACGCAGCACCCCATCGCCACGATGTACGCGCCCGTCTCGCTGCCGTCGTTCTGGTCGCTGCCGTGGCGCGCGACGGTGGTCCGCTGCGCCGGCAGTCCGAATCCGCCGGAGGCGCACCAGCGCCGCGCCGCGACGAAGCTCGGCGCGCGCTGGGCCGAGCTCGAGACCGGCCACTATCCGATGCTGAGCGAACCCGACGCTCTGGCGAAGCTCATCGTCGAGGCGTAG